A section of the Rummeliibacillus pycnus genome encodes:
- the mgsA gene encoding methylglyoxal synthase, whose amino-acid sequence MKIALIAHDKKKDDMVQFVTAYRDILAQHDLFATGTTGQRVIDATGLNVTRFRSGPLGGDQQIGSMIANNDMDMVIFFRDPLTAQPHEPDVSALIRLSDVYQIPLATNMGTAEVLLKGLQEGFIDWRLIQERRK is encoded by the coding sequence ATGAAAATTGCATTAATTGCACATGACAAGAAAAAAGATGATATGGTGCAATTTGTGACAGCATATCGCGATATTTTAGCACAGCATGATCTTTTTGCTACAGGTACAACTGGACAAAGAGTAATTGATGCAACAGGCTTAAATGTGACAAGATTCCGTTCTGGTCCATTGGGGGGAGACCAACAAATTGGTAGTATGATTGCCAATAACGATATGGATATGGTTATTTTCTTTAGGGATCCATTAACAGCTCAGCCGCATGAACCTGATGTCTCTGCTTTGATACGTTTGAGTGATGTTTATCAAATTCCATTAGCAACCAATATGGGAACTGCAGAAGTATTATTAAAGGGATTACAAGAAGGATTTATCGATTGGCGTTTAATTCAAGAACGCAGAAAATAG
- the dapB gene encoding 4-hydroxy-tetrahydrodipicolinate reductase, which translates to MTIRVVIAGPRGKMGQEAVHTVMNDDHMELVAVLDHRELAVNLSQYEQFPEHYDVPVYTELHRLFDVVKADVFVDLTTPQAVYEHTKTALFAGVRPVIGTTGFTDGQLEELTNIAKSSEIGCIIAPNFAIGAVLMMKFAQMAANYFSDIEIIEMHHDRKLDAPSGTAVKTAQLMTENRLSHKQGHPEEHENIPGARGADFDGMRIHSVRLPGLVAHQQVLFGGTSELLTIRHDSFDRKSFMTGVKLSIEKVMGLKELVYGLENIL; encoded by the coding sequence ATGACAATTCGAGTAGTAATAGCAGGACCAAGAGGTAAAATGGGACAAGAAGCGGTTCACACAGTAATGAATGATGATCATATGGAATTAGTTGCTGTTCTGGACCATAGAGAATTGGCTGTAAACTTATCTCAATATGAACAATTCCCAGAACATTATGATGTTCCTGTATATACAGAATTACATAGATTATTTGATGTAGTAAAAGCAGATGTTTTTGTTGATTTAACGACACCTCAAGCTGTATACGAACATACAAAAACAGCACTTTTTGCAGGAGTACGTCCTGTAATTGGAACTACAGGATTTACAGATGGACAGTTAGAGGAACTTACTAACATTGCGAAGTCATCAGAAATAGGATGTATTATTGCCCCTAATTTTGCCATAGGAGCAGTATTAATGATGAAATTTGCACAAATGGCTGCTAATTATTTTTCTGACATTGAGATTATTGAAATGCATCATGATAGAAAATTAGATGCCCCTTCAGGTACAGCTGTAAAAACAGCTCAATTGATGACTGAAAACCGATTATCTCATAAACAAGGTCATCCAGAAGAACACGAAAATATCCCTGGAGCACGTGGTGCAGATTTTGATGGTATGCGTATTCACAGTGTCCGTTTACCAGGTTTAGTTGCACATCAACAAGTATTATTTGGTGGAACAAGCGAACTACTAACGATACGTCACGATTCATTTGATCGAAAATCCTTTATGACAGGTGTAAAATTGTCTATTGAAAAGGTAATGGGGTTAAAAGAATTAGTTTATGGATTAGAAAATATTTTATAG
- a CDS encoding NAD-dependent succinate-semialdehyde dehydrogenase, giving the protein MSQQTIVKSYGNYINGEWIGKALPTREVINPVTNEVIGYVPNGGTKETKEAIEAAHYAFREWSQTTAYERGKLLRKLHELVLENKEELAKTMTLEMGKPIRESRGEVDSVASFLDWYAEEGKRIYGETIPSHNTNKRLQVWKKPVGVVGAITPWNFPAGMLARKMGPALAAGCTIVIKPSSESPLTAIKIVELCEQAGFPKGVVNLVTGSSQEIGDELMANPKVRKITFTGSTEVGKQLIEQSAAQVKRLSLELGGHAPVIVLDDANIDLAVREAVASAFRNTGQTCVCANRIYVQEGIHDQFVEKYVEAVKALNVANSIEESADIGPLINKSSLNKVIEHVEDAVQKGAKVAYGGERLQELGENFYQPTVLCNVDSSMIVMHEETFGPIAPIQKISSIEEAATLANDTPYGLAAYVFTNNVSKGMKLIEKLEYGIIGWNDGVPSTTQAPFGGMKESGVGREGGHEGIEPYIESQFVSINVE; this is encoded by the coding sequence ATGAGTCAACAAACAATCGTAAAATCATATGGAAATTATATTAATGGTGAATGGATAGGAAAAGCTTTACCTACACGAGAAGTAATTAATCCAGTAACAAACGAAGTCATTGGATATGTACCAAATGGCGGTACAAAGGAAACAAAAGAAGCGATTGAGGCAGCTCATTATGCATTCAGAGAATGGTCTCAAACAACAGCTTATGAAAGAGGAAAGTTATTACGTAAACTACATGAATTAGTACTGGAAAATAAAGAAGAGTTAGCTAAAACAATGACTTTAGAAATGGGTAAACCAATTCGTGAATCTCGCGGTGAAGTCGATTCTGTTGCTTCGTTTTTAGATTGGTATGCAGAAGAAGGAAAGAGAATTTATGGTGAAACAATTCCATCACATAATACAAATAAACGCTTACAGGTATGGAAGAAACCAGTAGGAGTTGTTGGTGCGATTACGCCTTGGAATTTTCCTGCTGGAATGTTAGCTCGGAAAATGGGACCAGCACTTGCAGCAGGTTGTACAATTGTTATTAAACCGTCAAGTGAAAGTCCATTAACTGCAATAAAAATTGTAGAGTTATGTGAACAAGCAGGATTTCCAAAAGGCGTTGTTAACTTGGTAACAGGTTCATCGCAAGAAATTGGCGATGAACTAATGGCAAATCCAAAAGTTCGGAAAATTACATTCACTGGTTCAACTGAGGTAGGTAAACAATTAATCGAACAAAGTGCAGCGCAAGTTAAACGGTTATCATTAGAGCTAGGTGGTCATGCACCAGTAATAGTTTTAGATGATGCTAATATTGATTTAGCAGTCAGAGAGGCAGTGGCTTCAGCGTTCCGTAATACTGGGCAAACTTGTGTATGTGCGAATCGTATTTATGTACAGGAAGGGATTCATGACCAATTTGTTGAAAAGTATGTTGAAGCTGTGAAAGCATTAAATGTTGCAAATAGTATTGAAGAATCAGCTGACATAGGACCTTTAATCAATAAATCAAGTTTAAATAAAGTGATTGAACATGTAGAGGATGCAGTGCAAAAAGGTGCCAAGGTAGCATATGGCGGTGAAAGATTACAAGAACTTGGAGAAAACTTCTATCAGCCAACTGTTCTTTGTAATGTTGATTCTTCAATGATTGTTATGCATGAGGAAACTTTTGGGCCAATAGCACCAATTCAAAAAATTTCTTCTATTGAGGAAGCTGCTACTTTAGCAAATGATACACCATATGGCTTAGCTGCATATGTTTTTACAAACAATGTTTCAAAAGGCATGAAACTAATTGAAAAATTAGAATATGGTATTATTGGATGGAATGATGGAGTACCTTCTACAACCCAAGCACCATTTGGTGGGATGAAGGAAAGTGGGGTAGGGCGTGAAGGAGGACATGAAGGAATAGAACCATATATAGAGTCACAGTTTGTATCTATTAATGTAGAATGA
- a CDS encoding YitT family protein produces the protein MPNIKIKNTLFIILGAAIFSFGFVHFNIQNHLGEGGFNGITLILYNVFHLDPAIMNLVLNIPMFIIGWRVLGRKTFIYTIIGTVSVSVFLKVFQIYTFTIDLHNDMFLVSLFAGVFLGIGLGIIFRVGGTTGGVDIIARLVNKFFGWPMGKTMFIFDAIVIILSWITFLDSRSVMYTLVCVFVTARVIDFVQEGAYTARGAIIISNNNSEIAERIAKQMDRGVTFLRGYGYYTKEDREVIYCVVAKNEMFKLKSIVLSVDPHAFMTVSEVHDVSGEGFTLDDQKQPIE, from the coding sequence ATGCCAAATATTAAAATTAAAAATACTTTGTTCATCATATTAGGTGCGGCTATTTTTAGTTTTGGTTTTGTACATTTTAATATACAAAATCACTTGGGTGAAGGTGGTTTTAACGGTATTACGTTAATTTTATACAACGTATTCCATCTTGATCCCGCAATTATGAACTTAGTATTAAACATACCTATGTTTATCATTGGTTGGCGCGTACTTGGGCGAAAAACCTTTATCTATACAATTATCGGTACTGTTTCTGTTTCTGTATTTCTAAAGGTATTCCAAATTTATACGTTTACAATTGACTTACACAATGATATGTTCCTTGTCTCATTATTTGCTGGTGTATTTCTAGGCATTGGATTAGGTATTATTTTCCGAGTGGGGGGTACAACTGGTGGTGTCGATATTATTGCCCGTTTAGTCAATAAATTCTTCGGATGGCCAATGGGAAAAACAATGTTCATATTTGATGCTATTGTTATTATTTTATCATGGATCACTTTCTTAGATTCCCGTTCTGTAATGTATACCTTAGTCTGTGTATTTGTAACAGCACGAGTAATCGATTTTGTACAAGAAGGTGCTTATACGGCAAGGGGTGCAATCATCATCTCGAACAATAATAGTGAAATTGCAGAACGTATTGCCAAACAGATGGATCGAGGCGTCACTTTTTTAAGAGGATATGGTTATTACACGAAAGAAGATCGTGAAGTTATCTATTGTGTAGTTGCAAAGAATGAAATGTTCAAATTAAAAAGTATCGTTTTATCAGTTGATCCACATGCTTTCATGACTGTATCCGAAGTCCATGATGTAAGTGGAGAAGGTTTTACATTAGATGATCAAAAACAACCAATAGAGTAA
- a CDS encoding DUF3870 domain-containing protein has protein sequence MNTIFIAGHARLPSGMAAKNIYETLTITAEIDKKYGVIVAASCTLATQHSQVFVENILRGYSLQDGIETPIKVVKEYYLGKAGNALVSSLKDLYKQYEQHVLLKVHN, from the coding sequence ATGAATACTATATTTATTGCAGGACATGCAAGACTTCCTTCAGGGATGGCTGCAAAAAATATATATGAGACTTTAACAATTACAGCAGAGATTGATAAGAAATATGGAGTAATCGTTGCGGCAAGTTGTACACTTGCAACACAACATAGCCAAGTATTTGTTGAAAATATATTACGAGGTTATAGTTTACAAGACGGTATTGAGACCCCTATTAAAGTCGTTAAGGAATATTATCTAGGGAAAGCAGGGAATGCCCTAGTATCATCATTAAAAGATTTATATAAACAATACGAACAACATGTTCTTTTGAAAGTCCATAATTAA